A segment of the Armatimonadota bacterium genome:
GCCGTTGCCAAACCAGAACAGCGGGATCACGCTGACCCCCTCGACCGCGGTGGCGTTGTACCCATTCAACAGGCCGTTTCCAGACAACCCGATGATTGGTAGGTTTTGCGGGGCCGTAGCATAGTTGAACCCGGACGTGTACAAGTTGAGCGACCCGCTGCCGCTGTAAATATCGTTGTTCTTGGTGTACGGGTAGATCGAGTTGGTCCAGGCTACGGCGTCGGCTTGGGCGGCCGCCGCGTTCACGCCCCATCCCGCCGGCACAGCGGCCAACCGGTAAGGGCCAAGTCCCGAGGCACTCACATTGGTGTGGAGGTAAGTGCCCGTTGCCGGGTCGATCGGGTGCATCAGCATAAAGGTGTCGTCGTAGTCGGCGATGTAAATCTGGGCGGCAGTCCCCGTTTGTTTGGTCTCCGCCAGGGTCTTGGATTTCTTCGCCGCCTCTTTGGCTTGGGCGAAAACGGGGAAAAGAATGGCGGCGAGGATCGCGATGATCGCAATCACCACCAGCAGCTCGATTAGGGTGAAACCCCTATTCTGACGGTTCGTTGTCATAATTCCAAATCCCGCCGATGCAGCAAGGAGCATCGGCACGCATTAGAGTACATCAATTGTTTCGCAACTGTTACCACAATTTGAAAAAAGGTGTTCCAGCCAATTTAGACCCCCTTGGCGCCGGCCGGTTTTTGAACGCAACGCTCCGCAAGCAATGCGGCTCCGGGAAAAAAAAGGGTAGCCCTCGTTCAAAATCGAGGGCCACCCTTCTGAATGAGACTATCTGCGGCGTCGCAAAGCAGCAAAGCCGGCCGCGCCCAAAAGGGCGAGTGTGGCCGGTTCAGGGATTGAATCGGTCTGGGAAAAAATCAGTTCCCGACCGCCCGTGTGCCAGGCATTGTTCCAAGTCAAAGTCACCGTCTGGGCGACCACATTGGGGAAAACGATTAAGGTATTGGTGTTCGTATCCGGGATGCCGGTCCACGAAAACAGCTCATTGTTGTTGCCGTCCAATGCCCGCAATGTCGTTTGGTCGGAGGTTGAGCCACTCCAATCTGCCAACCGGATCGAGCGCAATTGCACGAACCAACCAGGGTCTGCGGAAAGCGTCATCGAGACCGGGTGGTCGTTTGGCGCTCCACTGCTGGCGGCTTGGACTCCCCACATCGCCGTCGGCAAGTCGCCGTATCCAGATCCCCAAGGGCCGCTATCTGGTGTGTAACTCGCTGAGATGTTGGGTGTAAACCCACCTTCGGAGCCGTATTGGTAGTTGCCCATCACAGTCGATGTGACCCGGTGTCCATATCCTCCAGCAACAAAGTCCGTCTGAGACAGGCTGCCTCCAGCAACATCCATCCACAAAAGGTTTGTTGCTGATGACACAGAGGCTATTCCCGCAGCGGCCACCACGCTAACTAAATGCTTCCTTTTCATCTCTCTGCATCCCATTACCCGTGAATTTCACAGGATTTGAATCTAGATTATCAGGATTCTGACGCAATTGCAACGGTCACAAAAACATATTGATTTCAAATCCCACAACCGAATGTGTAGGGGGAAACACGACACCGGACTGCGTCTTCTGGTTAAATCCACCCATGCTTGCCGTCGCGGCCTGTTTGGCCGCCATTGCCCCAAAACCCAACATCATCTATATCCTGGCCGACGACCTGGGATATGGCGAGCTCGGTTGCTATGGCCAAAAGGTGATCCAGACCCCCAATATCGACCAGATGGCCCGGGAGGGGATGAAGTTTACCGACCATTACAGCGGGTCGCCG
Coding sequences within it:
- a CDS encoding prepilin-type N-terminal cleavage/methylation domain-containing protein; translation: MTTNRQNRGFTLIELLVVIAIIAILAAILFPVFAQAKEAAKKSKTLAETKQTGTAAQIYIADYDDTFMLMHPIDPATGTYLHTNVSASGLGPYRLAAVPAGWGVNAAAAQADAVAWTNSIYPYTKNNDIYSGSGSLNLYTSGFNYATAPQNLPIIGLSGNGLLNGYNATAVEGVSVIPLFWFGNGKESYKGYSYTSPYLRCTVVGTPANPAPPCRFNPSGAVQAGITPRTREDTYELTFEAANDTVRVFGRGNILVFCDSSAKYIPMGSDSPTPAGQGVRKYFEPGYTYFGPGGGYPAGNVNDPMRCVSGVGAPHYLSMFRPDTNKAYDFGTTGDNKLCNN
- a CDS encoding PEP-CTERM sorting domain-containing protein, coding for MKRKHLVSVVAAAGIASVSSATNLLWMDVAGGSLSQTDFVAGGYGHRVTSTVMGNYQYGSEGGFTPNISASYTPDSGPWGSGYGDLPTAMWGVQAASSGAPNDHPVSMTLSADPGWFVQLRSIRLADWSGSTSDQTTLRALDGNNNELFSWTGIPDTNTNTLIVFPNVVAQTVTLTWNNAWHTGGRELIFSQTDSIPEPATLALLGAAGFAALRRRR